The Flavobacterium sp. HJ-32-4 genome contains a region encoding:
- a CDS encoding HU family DNA-binding protein, producing the protein MNKSELIDAIAADAGISKNAAKLALESFINNIGGTLKKGGRVSLVGFGSWSVSSRAAREGRNPQTGASIKIAAKKVVKFKAGADLEGAIN; encoded by the coding sequence ATGAACAAATCAGAATTGATCGATGCAATCGCGGCTGACGCCGGAATTTCAAAAAATGCTGCTAAACTGGCTCTTGAGTCGTTCATCAACAACATCGGCGGCACACTGAAGAAAGGCGGACGTGTTTCCCTGGTAGGTTTTGGATCTTGGTCTGTATCAAGCCGTGCTGCAAGGGAAGGGCGTAACCCACAAACAGGTGCCAGCATCAAGATCGCTGCTAAGAAAGTAGTGAAGTTCAAAGCAGGTGCTGACCTCGAAGGAGCCATCAACTAA
- the xth gene encoding exodeoxyribonuclease III, which yields MKIATYNVNGVNGRLPVVLKWLEFAQPDIVCLQELKAPQEKFPLAAFSDAGYQAIWHGQKSWNGVAILARNDIRIQEITRVLPGNPDDEQSRYLEVLAGPLVIACLYLPNGNPAPGPKFDYKLDWFRRLQERAAVLLSHDTPVLLAGDFNVMPTEKDVYKPERWVDDALFRPETRAAFQSLVQQGWTDALRTLYPNETMYTFWDYFRSAFQRNAGLRIDHFLLSPQLKDHLKAGGVDREVRGWEKTSDHAPVWIELAL from the coding sequence ATGAAGATTGCCACCTACAATGTCAATGGTGTGAACGGGCGCCTTCCTGTCGTTTTGAAATGGCTGGAGTTCGCGCAGCCGGATATCGTGTGCCTCCAGGAACTTAAAGCGCCACAGGAGAAGTTTCCGCTGGCGGCGTTTTCGGACGCAGGCTACCAGGCTATCTGGCACGGACAGAAAAGCTGGAACGGAGTCGCCATTTTAGCCAGGAATGACATCCGTATTCAGGAAATCACCCGTGTGCTTCCCGGTAATCCCGATGATGAACAAAGTCGTTATCTGGAAGTACTTGCGGGTCCGCTCGTTATTGCCTGCTTGTATTTGCCGAATGGCAATCCGGCGCCGGGCCCCAAGTTTGACTATAAGCTTGATTGGTTTCGACGTTTGCAGGAGCGGGCTGCCGTACTGTTATCACACGACACCCCCGTGCTTTTGGCGGGTGATTTCAACGTCATGCCAACCGAAAAAGATGTGTATAAGCCGGAACGTTGGGTAGACGATGCCCTTTTTCGTCCGGAAACCCGGGCGGCGTTCCAGTCGTTAGTGCAGCAGGGGTGGACCGACGCACTTCGAACCCTTTACCCAAATGAGACGATGTACACGTTTTGGGACTACTTCCGCAGCGCTTTCCAGCGCAACGCCGGTCTGCGTATCGACCATTTCCTGCTCAGTCCCCAACTCAAAGACCACCTGAAGGCAGGCGGAGTTGACCGAGAGGTGCGGGGATGGGAAAAAACCAGTGATCACGCCCCTGTTTGGATCGAATTGGCATTGTAA
- a CDS encoding AAA family ATPase, producing the protein MAKHIIVIIGGPGSGKTTLIDALAAKGFRCYPEISREVTLEARKNGIEQLFLENPLLFSELLLEGRRKQFLDAQEDEADVVFIDRGLPDVLAYMHYIGDSYPPHFDETCRIHTYTHIFMLPPWEAIYVSDDARYESYEQAVKIHEHLIETYGKYGYEMFEVPRDTVENRVNFILEKLA; encoded by the coding sequence ATGGCAAAACACATCATCGTCATCATCGGCGGACCTGGCAGCGGAAAAACGACCCTGATCGATGCCCTTGCGGCAAAAGGCTTCCGGTGCTATCCTGAAATTTCAAGGGAAGTGACCCTGGAAGCGCGTAAGAACGGCATCGAACAACTGTTTCTGGAAAACCCTTTGCTGTTCAGCGAACTCTTGCTGGAAGGACGCCGCAAACAATTCCTCGATGCCCAGGAAGACGAGGCGGACGTGGTTTTCATCGACCGCGGCCTGCCCGACGTGTTGGCCTATATGCACTACATCGGCGATTCCTATCCACCTCATTTTGACGAAACCTGTCGGATCCATACCTACACCCACATTTTCATGCTGCCACCGTGGGAAGCCATTTATGTGTCGGACGATGCACGCTACGAAAGCTATGAACAGGCCGTCAAGATACACGAGCACCTGATCGAAACCTACGGAAAATACGGTTATGAGATGTTTGAGGTACCGCGCGATACGGTAGAGAACCGCGTGAACTTTATCCTCGAGAAACTGGCGTAA
- the fmt gene encoding methionyl-tRNA formyltransferase, producing the protein MDNLRIVFMGTPEFATGILDAIRQAGYEVVAVVTAPDRPAGRGQKLHFSHVKEYALEHGLPVLQPLNLKDEAFREELAAFQADIQVVVAFRMLPKAIWALPPKGTFNLHASLLPDYRGAAPINWALINGETATGVTTFFIDEKIDTGAIILSKETTITHEDNAGTLHDRLMALGKDAVVETLRRVTDGSVTTTPQPMDDTGKNAPKLTKENTRIDWQMSGEAIRNLIRGLSPYPAAWTLFTDAGQEWNVKIYEAEFEAGACDHRPGTLVTTKKDLRIAVTDGYLRILSLQFPGKKKMTVSELLNGIRFSEEAFAL; encoded by the coding sequence ATGGATAATCTTCGTATAGTCTTTATGGGAACGCCCGAATTCGCAACGGGCATCCTCGACGCCATCCGACAGGCGGGATATGAGGTCGTGGCAGTCGTTACGGCCCCGGATAGGCCCGCAGGTCGCGGACAAAAACTGCATTTTTCCCACGTAAAAGAATACGCCCTTGAACATGGGCTACCCGTGTTGCAACCCCTGAACCTGAAAGACGAGGCTTTCCGTGAGGAGCTCGCTGCTTTTCAGGCTGACATACAAGTGGTAGTGGCCTTCCGGATGCTGCCGAAAGCAATTTGGGCATTGCCTCCGAAAGGGACCTTCAACCTGCATGCTTCGCTGCTGCCCGATTACCGTGGTGCCGCACCGATCAACTGGGCGCTGATCAACGGGGAAACCGCTACTGGTGTTACGACCTTCTTCATCGATGAGAAAATCGACACCGGCGCGATTATACTGAGTAAAGAAACGACCATCACCCACGAGGATAATGCGGGGACCCTGCACGACCGTTTGATGGCCTTGGGAAAAGATGCGGTGGTGGAAACCCTGCGACGCGTGACCGACGGAAGCGTTACCACTACTCCCCAACCGATGGATGACACGGGAAAAAATGCGCCCAAGCTGACCAAAGAAAATACGCGAATTGACTGGCAAATGTCAGGCGAGGCCATCCGTAACCTGATACGGGGCCTGTCGCCCTATCCGGCAGCCTGGACACTGTTTACGGATGCAGGCCAGGAATGGAACGTCAAAATATATGAAGCGGAATTCGAGGCCGGGGCATGCGATCACCGTCCGGGCACCCTTGTGACAACGAAGAAAGACCTCCGCATTGCCGTTACCGACGGCTACCTGCGTATCCTGTCGTTGCAGTTTCCGGGTAAGAAAAAAATGACCGTTTCCGAACTCCTGAACGGCATCCGGTTCTCCGAAGAGGCATTTGCGCTGTAG
- a CDS encoding LTA synthase family protein, translating to MFQFLRRSGRFAVLAHFLTWFVVTSSVVRIALLIWQSADVSWAPLDILRTLGTGLLFDVATAFYAGLLPTLYFCFFPNRWVGSLFDRVMVWFFTSLAVFILVFAFFAEFTFWEEFRSRFNFIAVDYLIYTHEVVANIQESYPLPLLVGAVVALTVLFLFLFWRNAAFTTAFRSKARWNRSLALALGYGLVVFLCTVWLRNTDAEWSPNRYNSELSKTGVYSFFSAFRNNQMKYTEFYTSIDNKKAFQLVRSKLQQETSVYSSDGFSIHRKISNSLDTGTGAPKNVVFILVESLSGSFLQEFGNEKHITPFLDSLAQKSVFFSNMYATGTRTVRGMEAVTLCIPPTPGQSIVKRPENGGLYTVGSVFEKRGYVRNFFYGGDGYFDNMNAFYGGNGFTIYDRGRGSVLSDAIKTTRHNITDGEVTFENAWGICDEDIYRKMLSVADAHYARKEPFFNFIMTTSNHRPYTYPSGKIDIPSGTSRDGAVKYTDFALRELFAAARKKPWFQNTVFVIVADHCASSAGKDEIDVKNYHIPALIVNLPAEQNGKIAEQCSQIDLFPTFFGLLGWSYESDFYGKDVRDAAFEERSFVGTYRKLALMKGDRIMILSDQKKKAFYRWDRKQDRLLPLQPEPSFLEETIAWYQTADYLFTNKLLK from the coding sequence ATGTTTCAATTCCTTCGCAGGTCCGGGCGATTCGCCGTCCTGGCTCACTTTCTCACGTGGTTCGTCGTCACGTCTTCCGTGGTTCGCATCGCACTGCTTATATGGCAATCGGCGGACGTTTCGTGGGCGCCACTTGATATACTCCGCACCCTGGGAACCGGACTTCTTTTCGACGTAGCGACCGCTTTCTACGCCGGGCTCCTGCCGACGTTATACTTCTGTTTTTTCCCGAATCGATGGGTGGGCAGTCTGTTCGACCGGGTTATGGTCTGGTTTTTTACCAGCCTGGCCGTGTTTATTCTCGTATTTGCCTTCTTTGCCGAATTCACGTTCTGGGAGGAATTCCGGAGTCGGTTCAACTTCATTGCGGTTGATTACCTGATCTATACCCATGAGGTCGTAGCCAACATCCAGGAATCGTATCCGCTGCCGCTGCTCGTCGGGGCGGTGGTGGCACTTACGGTGCTTTTCCTATTCCTGTTCTGGCGCAACGCAGCCTTTACTACGGCTTTCCGGTCAAAAGCACGTTGGAACCGAAGCCTGGCCCTCGCTTTGGGTTATGGCCTGGTGGTGTTTCTCTGCACCGTCTGGTTGCGCAACACGGATGCCGAATGGTCGCCGAACCGCTATAATTCCGAACTGTCGAAAACCGGCGTGTATTCTTTCTTTTCAGCGTTCCGCAACAACCAAATGAAGTATACGGAGTTCTATACTTCCATCGACAATAAAAAGGCGTTCCAGTTGGTGCGCTCGAAATTGCAGCAGGAAACGAGTGTGTATTCTTCAGATGGTTTTTCCATCCACCGCAAGATTTCCAATTCGCTGGATACAGGTACGGGAGCTCCCAAAAATGTGGTATTCATTCTCGTCGAGAGTCTGTCGGGCAGTTTCCTGCAGGAATTCGGAAACGAAAAACATATTACACCTTTCCTCGACAGCCTGGCCCAAAAAAGCGTGTTTTTCTCGAATATGTACGCTACAGGAACCCGGACGGTACGGGGCATGGAAGCCGTTACACTGTGTATTCCACCGACACCCGGACAAAGTATCGTAAAGCGTCCGGAGAACGGCGGACTGTATACGGTGGGAAGCGTGTTCGAAAAACGCGGTTACGTCCGCAATTTCTTTTACGGCGGTGATGGGTATTTCGATAACATGAATGCGTTCTACGGCGGTAACGGGTTTACGATTTACGACCGTGGACGCGGAAGTGTGTTGAGCGATGCCATCAAGACAACCCGTCACAACATTACGGATGGTGAGGTGACCTTCGAGAATGCCTGGGGGATATGCGATGAGGATATTTACCGCAAGATGCTATCTGTCGCCGATGCCCACTATGCCCGAAAAGAGCCGTTCTTTAACTTTATCATGACCACGTCGAATCACCGGCCGTATACGTATCCGTCAGGAAAGATCGATATTCCGTCTGGCACCAGTCGTGACGGGGCCGTCAAGTACACCGACTTTGCGTTGCGCGAACTTTTCGCGGCGGCGCGCAAAAAGCCCTGGTTCCAAAACACGGTATTTGTCATCGTAGCCGACCACTGCGCCAGCAGCGCGGGCAAAGACGAGATCGATGTGAAGAATTACCACATCCCGGCGCTGATTGTGAATCTTCCGGCAGAACAGAATGGAAAGATCGCGGAGCAGTGTTCCCAAATCGACTTATTCCCAACCTTCTTCGGACTCCTGGGCTGGTCGTATGAATCGGATTTTTATGGTAAGGATGTACGAGATGCTGCGTTTGAGGAGCGTTCGTTCGTCGGTACCTACCGGAAGTTGGCACTGATGAAAGGCGACCGGATCATGATTTTGAGCGACCAGAAGAAAAAGGCGTTTTACCGTTGGGATCGGAAACAGGATCGTTTGCTGCCGTTACAGCCAGAGCCGTCGTTTCTTGAGGAGACGATCGCCTGGTACCAAACTGCCGATTACCTTTTTACCAACAAACTGCTGAAATAG
- a CDS encoding YdeI family protein, with the protein MDAVFFSSPSKFREWLVQHHETAAELLVGYYKVSTGKAGMTWSESVDEALCFGWIDGVRQTIDADRYQIRFTPRKPGSSWSNVNIKKVAALTEAGKMTPAGLAAFDSAKADKKGVYSYEKEKAAFPAPFEAVFRKHPEAWAYFENLAPSYRRTSIHWVMSAKQEATQRKRLEQLIAQSAAGTNPWKDNKYARKK; encoded by the coding sequence ATGGACGCGGTATTCTTTTCCTCTCCCAGTAAATTCCGTGAATGGTTGGTCCAGCACCACGAAACAGCCGCCGAATTGCTGGTAGGATATTATAAAGTTAGCACCGGAAAAGCGGGCATGACCTGGTCGGAATCAGTCGACGAAGCGCTGTGTTTCGGCTGGATCGACGGCGTCCGGCAAACGATTGACGCCGACCGCTACCAAATTCGGTTTACACCCCGCAAACCCGGCAGCAGTTGGAGTAATGTCAATATCAAAAAGGTAGCGGCCCTTACGGAAGCGGGGAAAATGACTCCCGCCGGACTCGCCGCGTTCGATTCCGCCAAGGCCGACAAAAAAGGCGTCTATTCATATGAAAAGGAAAAAGCCGCTTTTCCGGCTCCATTTGAAGCCGTCTTCCGGAAGCATCCCGAGGCATGGGCCTACTTCGAAAACCTGGCACCGTCCTACCGGCGGACATCAATACATTGGGTGATGAGTGCCAAACAGGAAGCGACACAGCGCAAACGGCTCGAACAACTCATTGCGCAGAGTGCGGCCGGCACTAACCCTTGGAAAGACAATAAGTATGCGCGGAAAAAGTAG
- a CDS encoding cation:dicarboxylate symporter family transporter, translated as MSASPSTSSWSFRLFTNLTTWVLLAILTGIALGHWAPETGQQMKVLGEWFVAGIKCFIGPIIFLTIVLGIAGMGDLRKVGRIGLKALVYFEIVSTLALVIGVAAAYLIEPGHIDRRQLALPETPVPGNGDGHFDWMQFFLDNLTLQVLLAAIVCGIALNYSSHRQRVVDGLYRISSFVFKLLKWLMYLAPVGAFGGMAYTIGKFGLATLLPLGKLMLTMYVTMAIFVFVVLGGIMRYYGLSLRKFLRHIQAELLVVLGTSSSESALPRLMEKLQEMGCSRAVVGLVVPTGYSFNLDGTSIYLSMAVIFLAQLYNVPLSITDIMTIFFLLMLTSKGAAGVTGSGFIVLASTLTALQKIPVEGLAFLLGVDKFMSEARAITNCIGNGVAAIVISKQEGDFQADPERALD; from the coding sequence ATGTCTGCTTCTCCTTCTACGTCTTCCTGGTCGTTCCGCCTTTTCACCAACCTCACGACCTGGGTATTGCTGGCCATTCTGACCGGGATTGCGCTCGGACACTGGGCACCCGAAACCGGACAACAGATGAAGGTACTGGGCGAATGGTTTGTGGCCGGTATCAAGTGCTTTATCGGCCCCATCATCTTTCTCACCATCGTGTTGGGTATCGCGGGCATGGGCGACCTTCGAAAAGTCGGACGCATCGGACTTAAGGCGCTTGTATATTTCGAAATCGTCAGCACCCTTGCCCTGGTCATTGGTGTCGCCGCGGCCTACCTCATCGAACCCGGCCATATCGACCGGCGGCAACTCGCACTGCCGGAAACTCCGGTTCCGGGAAACGGCGATGGCCATTTTGACTGGATGCAGTTTTTTCTCGACAACCTCACTTTACAGGTGCTTTTAGCTGCCATCGTGTGTGGTATTGCGCTGAACTATTCCTCCCATAGGCAACGGGTGGTCGACGGGTTGTATAGAATATCGTCGTTCGTTTTCAAGTTATTAAAATGGCTGATGTACCTCGCGCCCGTCGGTGCCTTTGGCGGGATGGCATACACCATCGGGAAATTTGGCCTTGCAACCCTTCTGCCTCTGGGAAAACTGATGCTGACCATGTACGTCACGATGGCGATTTTCGTTTTCGTTGTATTAGGAGGCATCATGCGGTATTATGGACTGAGCCTTCGCAAGTTCCTGCGGCACATACAGGCAGAATTATTGGTGGTGTTAGGAACATCTTCGTCGGAATCAGCATTGCCGCGTCTTATGGAAAAACTCCAGGAAATGGGATGCTCAAGGGCGGTGGTCGGTTTGGTCGTTCCGACAGGTTATTCGTTCAACCTCGATGGCACCTCCATCTATCTATCAATGGCCGTTATTTTCCTGGCACAATTATATAATGTCCCCCTATCTATAACTGATATCATGACGATCTTCTTCCTGCTCATGCTCACGTCAAAAGGGGCGGCTGGCGTTACGGGTAGTGGTTTCATCGTATTGGCCTCGACGCTCACGGCACTTCAAAAGATTCCCGTGGAAGGACTTGCCTTTCTGTTGGGCGTCGATAAATTCATGAGCGAGGCACGTGCCATTACCAACTGCATTGGAAATGGAGTGGCCGCTATCGTGATCTCAAAACAGGAAGGCGACTTCCAGGCCGATCCGGAACGGGCGCTTGACTAA
- a CDS encoding SRPBCC domain-containing protein, which produces MKTITQTRYIVAPKETIWMVLLEDEFNRTWLAEFAPGTYFDTDWIIGHPLRLWDGSGGGRVGTIEEKRPYDRIEWVYDGIITPEGSDDTTSLEAMQWKGGSEVFALASVEDGTLLTVSSDVSDASYDTMKIRWEAALDRIRELSLSV; this is translated from the coding sequence ATGAAAACGATCACCCAAACCCGATATATTGTAGCCCCCAAAGAAACCATCTGGATGGTCTTGCTGGAAGACGAATTCAACCGAACCTGGCTGGCGGAGTTCGCCCCGGGTACGTATTTCGATACCGACTGGATCATCGGGCATCCGCTCCGTCTGTGGGACGGATCCGGTGGCGGACGTGTCGGGACAATAGAGGAAAAGCGTCCCTACGACCGAATTGAATGGGTATACGACGGCATCATCACACCTGAGGGCAGCGACGATACGACAAGCCTGGAAGCGATGCAATGGAAAGGGGGTAGTGAAGTGTTTGCGTTGGCATCCGTAGAAGACGGCACCCTTTTGACCGTTTCGTCCGACGTATCGGATGCCTCCTACGATACGATGAAAATCCGATGGGAAGCGGCTCTTGACCGCATACGAGAGCTCTCGCTCTCTGTGTAG
- a CDS encoding ATP-dependent DNA helicase RecQ yields MRPRQLTALRSSQNGALAPVSAGVATLTGFQTDCFSYFYLMTALDALRSYWKHDAFRPLQETIIESVLAGRDTVALLPTGGGKSICFQIPTLVKGGVCLVVSPLIALMKDQVAQLAARGIKALALTGSLSTDDISDLLDNVKFGDYRFLYLSPERLQIDWIVTRLTELPINLIAVDEAHCVSQWGHDFRPAYLKVGDLRKQFPGIPLIALTATATPRVRTDIIQLLSLGEPSVFEGSFERPNIGYHVVATEDKIGRAVAILERQQGSAIVYVRNRKACHEVADQLQAYGIASTHYHGGLPFREKNRHMEEWMTGRKRCIVATNAFGMGIDKPDVRTVLHLELPENLENYYQEAGRAGRDGASAAAIILVAPADVDHARGRFLGSLPSKTFLLEVYKKLCNHLQIAYGEGPGEVYPLSLHRFCVHYGFPVIKTYNALQFLDRSGVVALSQDGIEKVTLRFTAESKEIIRYASLHPADEPVVSLLLRTYPGIWEIETALNLPFLARKTGKDEAELLQVLERLAARELADLRRNDSDAAVSFLEIREDEHTISRVSRHLESQNTVKTQQFEAVAAYVTSDGICLSRKLLTYFGTPGEDCGRCSTCLARKATRPVTAADQLRRLLANGSYSSGELEKATGLPPDALIFALRTLLENEEIVLTSDNRYKWNG; encoded by the coding sequence ATGAGACCGAGGCAATTAACGGCGCTACGGAGCAGCCAAAACGGCGCGTTAGCCCCCGTCAGCGCTGGAGTAGCGACCCTCACAGGCTTCCAAACCGATTGCTTTTCCTATTTTTACCTCATGACCGCCCTCGACGCTTTACGCAGCTACTGGAAACACGATGCCTTTCGACCTTTGCAGGAAACGATCATCGAATCGGTGCTGGCAGGGCGTGACACTGTGGCGCTACTGCCTACCGGTGGCGGTAAGTCCATCTGCTTCCAAATCCCGACATTGGTCAAAGGCGGTGTATGCCTGGTCGTATCCCCGCTCATCGCACTTATGAAAGACCAGGTGGCCCAACTCGCTGCGCGTGGCATCAAGGCATTGGCCCTTACCGGTTCCTTATCGACAGACGACATCAGCGACCTGCTCGATAACGTCAAATTTGGCGACTATCGTTTTCTGTATCTCTCACCTGAACGATTGCAGATCGACTGGATTGTAACACGGCTGACTGAGTTACCCATCAACCTTATCGCAGTTGACGAAGCCCACTGTGTCTCGCAATGGGGACACGACTTCCGGCCAGCGTATCTGAAGGTGGGTGACTTACGAAAACAGTTTCCGGGCATTCCGCTGATCGCATTGACGGCTACGGCCACCCCGCGCGTGCGGACCGACATCATACAACTGTTGTCGTTAGGGGAACCGTCGGTTTTCGAAGGCTCTTTTGAACGTCCGAACATCGGTTATCATGTCGTCGCCACAGAAGATAAAATAGGACGTGCCGTTGCGATCCTCGAGCGGCAGCAGGGTTCGGCCATCGTGTATGTACGGAACCGGAAAGCCTGCCATGAAGTGGCCGACCAGTTACAGGCATATGGAATTGCTTCGACGCATTACCATGGTGGACTCCCCTTCCGGGAGAAGAACCGCCACATGGAAGAATGGATGACGGGCCGGAAACGGTGTATCGTCGCCACCAATGCCTTCGGAATGGGTATTGACAAACCCGATGTGCGCACCGTCCTTCACCTGGAATTACCCGAAAACCTCGAAAACTATTATCAGGAGGCAGGTCGTGCCGGACGTGACGGTGCGAGCGCTGCGGCCATTATCCTAGTGGCGCCTGCCGATGTTGACCATGCACGGGGCCGTTTTTTAGGATCGCTTCCCTCGAAAACCTTTCTTCTGGAAGTTTATAAAAAACTCTGTAACCACTTACAGATTGCGTATGGAGAAGGCCCAGGCGAGGTCTACCCGTTGAGCCTGCACCGTTTTTGTGTGCACTATGGCTTCCCTGTGATTAAAACCTACAACGCGCTGCAGTTCCTGGATCGGTCGGGTGTGGTAGCGCTTTCGCAGGACGGCATCGAGAAAGTGACACTGCGGTTCACGGCCGAGTCAAAAGAAATCATCCGCTACGCCAGTCTGCATCCGGCGGATGAACCCGTCGTCAGTTTGCTGCTGCGCACCTATCCGGGCATCTGGGAAATCGAAACCGCACTCAATCTTCCCTTCCTCGCCCGAAAAACCGGTAAAGACGAAGCGGAACTGTTGCAGGTGCTGGAGCGTCTCGCCGCACGTGAACTGGCCGATCTAAGGCGCAACGACAGTGATGCCGCCGTTTCCTTCCTTGAAATACGCGAAGACGAACACACCATCAGCCGGGTATCCCGCCATCTGGAAAGCCAGAATACCGTGAAAACCCAGCAGTTTGAAGCGGTTGCCGCTTACGTAACCTCCGACGGCATTTGCCTTTCGCGCAAACTGTTGACGTATTTTGGAACGCCAGGTGAAGATTGCGGCCGCTGTTCGACCTGCCTGGCGCGAAAAGCCACACGACCGGTAACGGCCGCCGACCAGCTACGCCGCCTATTGGCAAACGGATCGTACTCGTCGGGTGAACTCGAAAAAGCCACCGGATTACCGCCGGATGCCCTTATCTTTGCGCTCCGGACGCTGCTGGAGAACGAAGAGATCGTGCTTACGTCCGATAACCGATATAAATGGAATGGATAA
- a CDS encoding DUF2892 domain-containing protein, with amino-acid sequence MKKNLSSGESLCRLVAAAACFYVLYFFEFDWKMAITGAIGLFFFITGIWRVCPVYSLFHISTRRPPEKR; translated from the coding sequence ATGAAAAAAAACCTCAGCAGCGGCGAGAGCCTCTGCCGTCTGGTGGCTGCCGCTGCCTGTTTTTATGTATTGTACTTCTTCGAATTTGACTGGAAAATGGCCATCACGGGCGCCATCGGGCTCTTTTTTTTCATCACAGGAATTTGGCGCGTTTGCCCGGTATATTCCCTCTTTCACATTTCTACCAGGCGTCCGCCTGAAAAGCGATAA
- a CDS encoding sensor histidine kinase, which translates to MKQVTENDLILGIIYISLAFLMMGGIVVTFFYFSKKKILQKELEKRDLRISHQKELLRSIILTQEEERARIAQDLHDDISSKLNIVSLNGHLLKEKSLPPDEADRIREAIVELTGKALENSRRIAHDLLPPVLEKFGLVAGIEELVQEFEASKRVTTSFTQHLSHEPEDERTSLQVFRILQELMNNSLRHGKSTHISINLSEENGRYSCHYTDNGSGMDAQTLKNARGLGLRNIENRIEILEGTFNIDSQPGKGVRVHFTF; encoded by the coding sequence ATGAAGCAGGTCACTGAAAATGACTTAATTCTGGGAATCATTTACATCTCTCTCGCCTTCTTAATGATGGGAGGGATTGTCGTAACCTTTTTCTACTTCTCCAAAAAGAAAATACTTCAAAAAGAGCTCGAAAAACGTGACCTCCGCATCTCGCACCAGAAGGAACTCCTGCGGTCCATCATCCTCACGCAGGAGGAGGAACGGGCGCGTATTGCGCAGGACCTGCACGACGACATCAGCTCTAAACTGAATATCGTGTCGCTGAACGGACACCTGCTGAAGGAAAAAAGCCTGCCACCGGACGAAGCCGACCGTATACGGGAAGCTATTGTCGAACTCACGGGAAAAGCATTGGAGAATTCACGGCGTATTGCTCATGACCTACTGCCTCCCGTACTCGAGAAATTCGGCCTCGTGGCGGGCATCGAAGAATTGGTGCAGGAGTTCGAAGCGTCGAAGCGCGTTACGACCAGCTTTACCCAGCACCTTTCGCATGAGCCGGAAGACGAACGCACCAGCCTGCAGGTATTTCGCATCCTACAGGAATTGATGAACAACTCGTTGCGTCATGGAAAATCGACACATATCAGCATCAATCTATCGGAAGAAAACGGACGCTACAGCTGCCACTACACCGATAACGGATCGGGGATGGACGCACAGACACTGAAAAATGCCCGCGGCCTCGGCCTGCGAAATATCGAGAACAGAATTGAAATCCTCGAAGGAACCTTTAACATCGACAGCCAGCCGGGCAAGGGTGTCCGGGTTCACTTTACCTTTTGA
- a CDS encoding response regulator transcription factor — protein MEQQPHTHIRIALADDEMLFRKGIAFLLGRESDIEIVLEASDGQELVDYLKESHEHPDIVLMDLKMPSLNGVETTKILNRNFPNIRIIALTSYNTKPFIANMIQVGAVSYIVKNASPDEMIHTIRQVAEKGFYYNEEVMQIIRSGDLRKTPKSLLDNTFLTQRELEILEGICQQKNSAEISAELYLSQRTVEGHRTNLLVKTGSRNIAGLVVFAIQNRLVNIGGLD, from the coding sequence ATGGAACAACAACCGCATACGCACATCCGCATCGCCCTTGCCGACGATGAAATGCTGTTCCGCAAGGGCATCGCTTTCCTATTGGGACGTGAAAGTGATATTGAAATCGTGCTTGAAGCCTCCGACGGACAGGAACTCGTCGATTACCTTAAGGAAAGCCATGAACATCCGGATATTGTGCTCATGGACCTTAAAATGCCGTCACTGAACGGCGTGGAAACCACCAAAATCCTGAACCGGAACTTCCCGAATATCCGCATCATTGCCCTTACCAGCTATAACACCAAGCCTTTCATCGCCAATATGATTCAGGTAGGCGCCGTCTCGTATATCGTAAAAAATGCGAGTCCGGACGAGATGATCCATACCATCCGGCAGGTGGCCGAAAAAGGGTTCTACTATAACGAAGAGGTTATGCAGATCATCCGGTCGGGCGACCTGCGGAAAACACCGAAAAGCCTGCTCGACAATACGTTTCTCACCCAGCGGGAACTGGAGATACTGGAGGGCATCTGCCAACAGAAAAACTCGGCGGAAATCAGCGCAGAATTGTACCTCAGCCAGCGCACCGTCGAAGGGCATCGCACCAACCTCCTGGTCAAAACCGGGTCGCGCAACATCGCTGGCCTGGTGGTCTTTGCAATCCAAAACCGTTTGGTGAACATCGGCGGACTCGACTGA